TGCATCTGCAGATCTTACTCTTAAAGGTTTTGCAGATTCAGATTGGGCTTCCTGTCCAGATAGTAGGAGATCAACAACTGGATTCAGCATGTTTGTGGGTGATTCATTGATATCTTGGCGTTCCAAGAAACAGCATGTGGTTTCCAGATCTTCTGCAGAGGCTGAGTACCGTGCCTTAGCACTGGTTACGTGTGAACTGGTATGGCTTCACACTTTGCTCATGTCTTTAAAAGCTAGCTACTTGGTTCCTGTGTTATATTCTGATAGCACAACTGCTATTTACATCGCCACAAATCCTGTGTTCCATGAAAGAACGAAGCATATAGAGCTAGATTGTCACACGGTTAGGGAGAAACTAGACAATGGCGAGCTGAAGTTGCTTCATGTGCGAACTGAAGACCAAGTAGCGGACATTCTTACTAATCCGTTATTTCCCCATCAATTCGAACACCTTAAATCCAAGATGAGCATTCTTAATATCTTTTCATGCACATCTTGAGGGGGCATATCAGATATGTATATTGGTTTAGTTGGTATTAGTTGGTTTAGTAGAACCATTGTATAGTGTAAAGTATATAAGACATTTGTACAGAATCATTTTACAATTAATGAGAAAAGGCTTCATAATATCTTCAACAAACTTTTCTCTCATCTCTATTCCGCTAATAATTCATTTTAACGAAgtaaatactatttttaaatCCACTCTCatattttaaccattttttagttaaatttaatatagaagaaattatttttaaaaaaaactaaatatgaattaaattatttttagaaggggaaaataaattaaattcatatgtatcaattaataaataaaaggcAACTGAAAAAAACGTCTAAAAGCCTCTATATAAAAACCACATCACCACTCTCACAACATCCCCTTCTCTTTcgctttctctcttctctcttctctccattAACTTCTCTCTCGTTTTCTCATACTCTCAACTTAATATGCCGTcggaaccaaaccaaacccgaCCCACCAGAGTTCAGCCCTCAACGGCGGCTTACCCACCGCCAAATCTGGCTGAGCCTCTTCCTTGTCCTCGCTGCaactccaccaccaccaagtTCTGTTACTACAACAACTATAACCTCGCTCAGCCTCGCTACTACTGCAAATCTTGCCGCCGTTACTGGACTCAAGGTGGTACACTCCGTGACGTCCCCGTCGGTGGTGGAACTCGTCGAAGCTCCTCAAAACGTCACCGTTCTTTCTCCACCACTGCcacctcctcttcctcctcttcttccgTCATCACCACCACGACACAAGAACCAGCCACGACTGAAGCGAGTCAAACTAAGGttactaatttaatttcaGGTCATGGAAGCTTTGCTTCTCTGTTAGGTTTAGGAAGTGGAAATGGTGGGTTGGATTACGGGTTTGGGTACGGGTACGGGCTTGAGGAGATGAGTATTGGGTATCTTGGAGATTCTTCCGTAGGAGAGATTCCGGTGGTTGATGGTTGTGGTGGTGACACGTGGCAGATTGGGGAGATTGAAGGTAAAAGTGGAGGAGACAGTTTGATATGGCCTGGTCTTGAGATCTCAATGCAAACCAACGATGTTAAGTGAAAATGAAACCGTTTCTGATTTCTTgcctttgtcttcttttgttggtgtctttttggaaatttctgtttgttttcttttttttcctagaaagaagagcaaaagaaaccaaattgaagcaaaaatgtttttatttattttagtttttgaggTCCAACAATTCTGGTGTATAAATCCTCTGTTTATGTGACGAACATATTGGAATGGATTTacaagtaaaaagtaaaaacgtttctttctttttattttggttggttaatattttgaaaggaATAGTCAAATGTAGAAAGATGAATTGAGCATAAAAGTCCAAAAAGGGAAAAAGTACATAAGTACTGTTGCAGAAGTGAGTAAGAGATGCTCTGTTGCTACATCTTTGAAATGAGGAAATTGCGTTgaacttaattttgtttgtattatagataaacatcaacaacaacattgttCATTTGCAGTGTAGAAGATTTTGTATATCAAAGTCATGTGAGTCTAGTGTTTAGCATATGAGACAATTCATATGAATGCTAAGAACTAAAACCTTTCATTCGATCAATGGATTAGAAATTCTTAGGGTTAATGTAGATTATGGTGTACTTATCAGCtagtgttatttttttgtaaaaatcttTAGGTTTAATCCTTGTGTCAAACATCTCAGCTAGAGTGTACTTGGTTAAAcgttcaaataaaatttgaatgtaGGGAATATAGCTAATAGATATTGTTGTGTAGTCTCCTATTGTGGTCAAAGCAAGAAAAACGAATTGTGTTGAATATAATTAACGGTAACTACATCATGACTATATTGAGAATGATGCTCAAGTTTATTACCAACTAATAAAACTTTTGCCCACCTAAATCAATCAACAATGTTCAGTCAAAGCGTAATCAGCTCCACTTAATTGTATGTCAAATTTATTCTTTAGTAACTTAGTTTGAGTCATGTTCATCCTTAATCCACAAACACAAGGTGTGTTTACAGCTCCGGCCCAACATATATTTGAGCCTTAGGggcaaaaacattttttgaaccttttgttaaatgaaaaaaaacgTCGGGACattttttggagtttttttaCGAGTAACTTTTGAGCACTTtgaacatttttaaaaatatgtattagaGAGAACACTAACATAACATGGTGGCTCAAGatggttttgattgtttgttgatttgcACAGATTCGTTTGCTCCTAATACTCGAATCATTACGAATTCAACTAACAACAATATTATAGAACAACAATTACGTATTATGCTCTAAGTTATCATATTACCTATTTTTTATTCACATTAACAAATTTTGCATTCTTCTCAATCATAATAATTAAGGGACTCCTTCTTCATCCCTAaactcttttcatttttaatttcattgatATCTATCCcactaatcaaattttttttctttttttttgccacTCACTTCTTATTCCTATAAACGTCTATAATCGAAACTTATTTCAAATAAGTTATTTGCATCTACTGTATTCGAAAACATAGATTAAGCATTTTGGTGGCATGCCATCATAAGATcattacaaaaactaaagtGTTAACTATTAAGTATTCTTTACTTTCCCATAAAAATTTGTCatctttaatatattattcaacaGTGGAAGTGGGTGTCATTGACCTTCAATTGTCAAATTAAATCAGAGTCATCATGAGATTTGAATCATTTGCTGAGAAAAAACACGAAAATTGAATCCTCGAAAGAATGTTTATTTTGAGCCAAAGGTTGTCTATAGTTATTAATGACCAACCACCCAACATTTGTTTATCTATCTCCATAATTATACAACTATGATGCCGTTTCCCAGTTTGTGGCTTCTTACATCATTATCTCTCAGCATGTGTGTTGTGACTTCTCTTGGCTTATCCCTacatcaattattattatgctCCTCAGTTTTTTTCCAAACTAAAAGCATAATATTAGACCAATattttcacatattttttaCGAGATCAATATAGAATTTCTAACTATGATTACTGATTACCAAATGAATAAAAGGAACagcaaaaattattataactaATAGTTTAAATAACCGAAAGATAGAATAGAGgctactatatatatgataagcTTCAATGTTGACATTTTATAtcaattctttgttttattgacttttagttttagttaaACTTGGTTGTTGCAAAAGCTTTCAACAAGGTTTTTGAAGATAAGATACACACATACTGGGTCATGAGTCATGACTAAaagagtttcttttttccaagCATGCTTATTTATTGTTAAAAGTAAAACAcgtttgaaaatttaatagGTGATTAATCtatgaaccaaacaaaaaagattttgattatCTAAATCCCACAAAAATTATTACATGTTGTAAAAATGCAAAGAAATAAACATACGATATATATCTTCACTtaacaaagtaacaaaaataatttttatatatcttcaaaAGCATACTATATACCaatttttagaagaaaaaatatatattttaatgtaatttttattactttcacAAAATGGTGAATGTAAAGGCAGTATATGGATATGAGGATGAAAAGGGTGAGACCGCGGTAGTAAAATTTTGGGAATGATCTCTGTTTGTACCGAAGTTGtaacaataattattaaggGGTTTGGGGAGAACGGAGTAGCTTCTTTATTAATGACGAACGAAAAGACAATAATTAACAGAACGGAAAACCGTAAGTACAGAACGGAGAACCGAAAGTACAGGTCGGAAAATCGATATTAATGGTCGGAAAACCAGAAAATACAGAACGGAAAACCAGAaaataagagataaagagcTAGGCAGCAATTCTCTCTTAAATCCTCTGAGTGGTGACTTAGGTTCTGGATCCCTCTTCTTAGTAGTGTCTCCTCTTATTTATAGGCAAGAAGCTGATCTAGGGTTCTCTTAGTCTCTCTTGCGATTTCTCCGTTTTGCCCTTCTAAATTTATCGGGCTGGGCCAAGCCGTGATGGGCTGAGCTGTGATGGGCCGAGCAGTCATTCTGATGGGCCGTTGTTTTGATGGGCCGTTCTTCCTTGTTAGTAGCTTTCTTGACTTGTTCTATTTGTGTTTGGGCCGAATTGGGCATGGAGGGCAAAGCCCGTATCCCACAATTAGTCCCCCCCGAGTTCGGCGAGAGAAGGTTGCTTGCGATCGGCGAACATTTTCCTGAAACCGGAACTATGCCAATTTGGCCCGAACCAAGGAAAAATTCTTTGTTTGAGCAAGTGTGGATTTTTGCAAGAGTCAGAGAATCGCAAGAGGTGGAAAGATATATGCTCGTTTGAGAGCTCGACGATCTTCGAAGATAGATGATTGTAGGAGAGCTTGATTATCTTCGATGATAGGCGCTCGTGGGAGAGCTGGAAGATCTTTGAAGATAGGCGCTTGCGGGAGAGCTTGACGATCATGAAGAGAGGTGCTCATGGGAGAAATTGATGAGTTTGGAGATAGTCGCTCGTGGGAGAGCTATAAGATCTTCTGAGATAGGCGCTAGCAGGAGAGCCTGACGATCTTGGAGATAGGCGTCCGTGGAAGAGCTTTAAGATCTTTGGATGTATGTGCTCGTAGGAGACGGAAGAGCTCGACGATCTTGGACATAGGCGCTCGTGGGAGAGCTAGAAGATCTTTGGAGATAGGTGCTCGAGGGAGAGCTTGACGATCTTGGAGATAGGCGCTCGTGTGAGAGCTTGACAATTTCGGAGATAGGCACTCGTGTGAGAGCTTGAAAATTTTAGAGATAGGCGCTTGTGTGAGAGCTTGAGGATCTCAGAGATAGGCGCTCGTGGGCGAGCTAGAAGATCTCTGAGATATGCGCTCGTTGGAGAGGTTGATGATCTTTGGAGATAGACGCTCGTGTGCGAGCTTGACGATCTTAGGAGACATGCGCTCGTGGGAGAGCTTGATTATCTTGGAGATATGCGCTCGTTGGAGAGGTAGAAGATCTTTCGAGATGTGCGCTCGTGGGGGAGCTAAAAGATCTTTTGAGATAGGAGCTCGCGGGAGAGCTTGATGATTTTTGGAGATAAGCGCTTTTGAAGAGTTAGGTGTTTGTGCAAGAGCAAAGTTGTTTGAACGAGGAACGTCTCGGTGAAGATACTAAAATCGATGCAAGGCGTGCTGGTCTTGTATAAAAGAGTTCAATGAGGTCAATTTTGAAGGTGTACTTGGTGAGATTAGTGTGAGGAGCATGAAAGATAAAAGAGGTCGGCCGTAGAGATGTTTAGGCGAGATCGATGTGAAATGCGTAAATGTGAGCACGAGGTATTTGAGCTTGGCTACAATTTTCCGTTGAGGCCGGCACGAATTGCGTCAAGGTCGCATGATATGCGTCGAGGTCGGTGCATGTTGGATCGTGCGCAATGTGAGTCGAGGTCGGCACAACGCGTGTATTCTCGGCAAGAATCTTGCGTCGAGGTAGGCAGGTGATCTAGTTCTTACATGGGCTATGAGTTTGAATCGCTAAGGGAGTTCGGCGGGAAAGGAGTCGGTGAATGAGGTCGGCAATGAGTTCAGGGAGAATCGTTGCGAGATTTACTCCGATATGTTGCAAGTTTGCGAGACAGCCTAGCTTTGTTCTTCTACAGGTTTGCGGGAATGCTTGACTCTGATTTGGTGGGAGTTTGTCGAGCTGTCAACATTTGTTCTTCTAGGAGTTTGACGAGCTATGTAGCTCTGATATTCTACGAATTTGTTGAGATGCCTAGCTTCATGCTTCTAGGAGTTTGTCGAGCTGTGTAGCTCTGATTCTCTACGAGTTTGCTAAGATGCCTAGCACCGAAATGCTGTGAGTTTGCCGAGCTGTGTAGCTCTGATCCACTGCGAGTCTGCAAAGATGCATAGCAACGATATGCTGGGAGTTTGTCGAGCTGTGTATCTCTGATCCACTACGAGTTTGCTAAGATGCCTAGCAACGATATGCTGGGAGTTTGCGAAGTTCCCTAGTTAGATCTTTTGCATGTTTATGGGAATGCCTAGCGTTGGGTGGAGAACGATCGGGgataagttttgtttgatgcGATGGATCAGGTCAACAAGATGGTTCTGTTCCATGTGATGGCTTCGTCTAGTGAGAAGGTTCGGTGGAGGCTGAACGTTTTGTAAGTGATAGATGTAGTGTGGCATCGCCAAAGGTGTAGCTCGATGCGATTATTGATGCTTAGCAAGATTGGAGATTAGTTCGGCGATTTGATGAGGATTACTTTGTAGCTTAGTGAAGAACGCTCAATCGTTTGCTTCGGGGATGGGAATGCTTTGTAGTTCGCTGAGGACTGAACGCTCCGTATTTTAGAGCTAGAAACGCTTGTTGGTTCTGCGATGAACGCTTGGTAAGTAACGCTCGCCTGTTAGGCAAGGATTGAACGTTGGAGGTTTTTGAGCTAGGAACGTTTGatagttttgttaataaaGAACGCTTGGTGAGTAATGCTCTGCAAGGAACGCTTGGCTGGGAACACTTGCTTTGTGGATATAAATTTATGGAGATTGACATTAGGTTTTCGTGGATCCGTGTCGAGTAGCGAGGAAGTAAGTCCGCTTAGCACAATCGTCGAAATCGATCAGTGTGAATGTTGATTGATTTTGCGTGGTACCAAACTTGGTTGGCATTACAATGGATTGTTATGGCCGTGAGTGCGACAAACTTGTTTTGGCGAGCGAGGAGATGACGTAAGACTGAGTGATGATGTTGATTTTGCGGATCTTCTTCTAGGCATGGGGAGATCGGCACGACTTTAAGTTATGTCGTGGATCGTGTCTTTGTCATGCGTTTTAGGAAATGATCTTTGTATGTGCGAGATCGAGCTTGGCTTAACCGTAACTGGTAGTTTGATTCAGCTTGATATTGTTTGTTATTTGGGAGCGAGACTAAGCTTGACTTCAGATTATGAATGCAAGGTTGGGCTTGGCTTATGCTGTGAAATTTAGATTCGGTGCGATCTGCAGCTCGGCTTATCCTATCTAAATACGCAATAGGAGTTTGTCTTAGAGACGAAGTGACAATGATGAGCTAGACGGAGAATTTAGTGATGACTTGAAGCttgttcttgagttttttGTGCAAGGTTATCCTCGGCTTATATTCTGCGAGGTTTTCCTTGGCGTTTAAGCTTGGTTTCGAAACGTATTATGGGGCAAGGCGTCCCTTGACTTATCCTGTATACGTTGAACTCGAATCACAAGGCTTACGTATGAAGTATGCGAGACTGACTCGTCGTACTTTATAGGTGCGGCGCTGGTGTCCGGCTTACCCTGCGGATGCCTCTAGGTCAGTGAGAACGTGCGAGCGGACTCGGCTTATATTGTTCTGCCTTACTATCAGCTTATTTGGTGCGAATCTGGGTCGGCTTTAAATCTTTAAGTGTAAGTTTTAGCTTACTTAAGTAAAGATGTGGATTATTTCTTCGGAAATAGGTTTTTAGACCTGTCCGACGAGCACCACTGCATCCATGTGGGAACGCGTTTTAGAATCGAACTCCTCGCCAGGGAGACGATGTGGGGATGACAAGTGTTACTCGTAAAAGTTAGACTTGGAATAGTAACTTGTGTGCgcgttaaaaaaaataacgttTAGAAGAAGTTGCATATGTATCACGTAGAAGGGATTAAACCAATTGTTGTCTATATAGCAAATGAGCTCGGCAGGCGAgcgttcttttttttttttttttttttgattttgatgtgcGCGCTTAGAGCTGAGCGTATCCGTCGTCGCGGAAATTCGGGTTCAGGAAACCAACACAAGGCTTGTCACGCTTAGCCATGTTGATCTGCCAAAGAGGATTAGTGACGTTGGTAAGTTGGGTTTAGGGACTGGGTGGGTCGTTTTCATGCTAGGCGATGAGCTCGGCTTTAGATCTCAATGAGTTGAGCAGATCGAGGCTTGTGGAGAGATCGACATAGGGAGAAGCGAGCTCGTCATAGAAGAAGTTTGGTTTGCAGATTACTTTGATCACCGTGAGCTATCCTTTGCGACAATTCCGTTAAGTGTGGAGCTCGGCTTAGAGTATGCTCGACGAGTTGGCGAGATTCGTTTGGGAGGCGAGCTTGAGGAGCCGGAAGCGGAGCTCGGCGAAGATGATGTGCGGTCTAGCGAGGTTGAGAGATTCGTTCCACCTTCAGTTATCGCGGATTTAATGCGGATCTCAATGGATTGGATCTTAGCGACCGTGAGGGAGAGTTTAGCGAGTATGGCGGACTGGGTTGTCTCATGGTGGGGAACGGGTTTGACAATTTGGTTGTGAATAACTGAGACAAGGGTGCACATAGTGAACATGAGAAAGAGCTTGGTCGTATGATTAAGGAGCGACGTGTTGGCGAGTGTTAGGAGATTTGTGTTGTGGAGATACTTTCTTAGGAAAATTGGCTAACTTTTTCCCTCTTTCTTTTGAGAGGTTTGGCCATGCGATATTGCCTATTGTCGTTGCTCCAATGAGTTTGGTACTTCAgagatttttgtgttttgcgCCTTGTCGACAAGACTTCTTCTCTGGTCGGTGAGACCTTTTGACAGGTTTTATGCTATTACTTCCCAAGGTCAGAGCAACTTCAAGTCGTCGGGTCGACTAGTTGGTCGAGTCGGCAAGGCCTCCTGCACCTGATTGGTGTGGTTTCCTTCACCTGGTCGGCAATTTTATTCACTTGGTCGGCTTGACTTCTTCTAAAGTTGGCATTGCTTCTTCATCGGGTCGGCGAGCTAGACAAGTTGGACGAGTTGTGCAGTTAAGCGATGAATCGACAGCTACACGACGAGTTAGATGAGCTATAGAGTCAAGGGACGAGCCGACATTTAAACGAGGAGATGGACGAGCTGTGGAGTCAAGGGATGACCTGACATGTATGCGAGGAGATAGTTTCTCAGGAGATGTGAAGAGCTTGGAGACGAGCTAAGAGACTTAAGGACGAGTTGAGAAGCTTGAAGACGAGCTCGATGTGGTAGTTGGACGAGGTGTTGTCAGTTGACGAGCAAGAACTGTCGGGTTGACAATTTAACAGTCGACAAGCAGGAACTGTAGGATTGATGAGCTCACAGTTGAGAGCAGGAATTCTCGGGTTGACGGCTTTCAAATTGACGAGCGTTTGACGAGCAGGAACGGATGGATAAACGAGAAGAAATGTCAAATTGACGAGATCAGCGTTGCGAGCAGGTATATCGGATTGATGAGCTAATAGTTGACGATAGAGAACTTTCGGATTGATAAGACGGAACTGTCAGATTGATGAGGTGATAGTTGACGACCACATagtcttattgatgatataaCTGTGAGGTGGACAGGATTCTCATGACGTTGAAGCTCCGCAGTTAGGCCGTTTTGAGATGAGCTGGCGGTTAGGCGAACTAAGTAGCTAGGCGACGAGCTATCAGTTAGGCGACGAGCTAGTTGGTAAGTGACGAGCTGGCTGCTAGGAGACTAGCTATCAGTTGGACAACGAGCTGGCTACTTGGCGACGAGCTAGCTTCTAGGCGTTGAGTTGACCGCTAGGCGACGAGCTTGATGCCATGCGACAAACTGGCGGCTAGGCAACGAGCTGgacgaagaagatggtggCTATCGAGTCGGGTCGAGGTCGGTTAAGACGAGTTTGTCAAGTTAAGTCCTCTTGGTTGCAGTTTTATTGAGATTGGAATAGTCAGTCTTGGCAGCCTTTGAAGGAAGATAGCAGGTGCAGGTGAGTAACCGGGTCGGCTTGAGGGGTATGCTTGATTCCCTACTCTTTCAACGGTTATGTTGAGGTGCTCGGCCGTCTTTGCATCATGTTGGTTGATTCAGTTGAAGAAAGGTCTAACTTTGGTGCTGAGCAGAGTTATATCCTTCATAGTAGTTTGTAATTTTTAGAGCTCACGATCGCTCGCACCGATATAGTGGTCTTCTATTCGGTATGTTCGAGTGTCGATGTTCGGCCGGTTGTCACGGTTCAGCGCATTTTCACGGGTGTGCTCGTCGATGGACCCAACAACGATAGAAGCAGGCCTATTGCGTCGGTTCACCGGTCTTTCCATGAAAAGAGTTACTGGGGCGGGACTGTTTTGTCATCGCTGAGCTGTCGACCGGCGCGAGCTGCGGAGGACTGGAGTTGCTCGATCTGATTCTACGATGCCTTCTGGGCAGCGACAATCACGTTGATGCGTTCGGTAGTTCTTGTGTTCTGTAAGTCGAGTCGGTCGAGGAAAGATCGGATGACTTCGTCAAGATTGGTTCTTCGTGAAGTTGTTTCTCCGAGTTCGGCAGGAGCTGCGACAGGAGCTGCGGCTGGAACTGCGACATGAGCTGCGGCTGGAACTGCGACAGGAGCTCCGGCTGGAGGTGGCGTCGTTGGCCAAACTGGTGGTGGCGTCGTTGGCCGAGCTGGTGGTGGCGTCGTTGGCCGAGCTGGTGGTGCGGCACGAGGCGCGATGGTTCTGACTCCTTGTTCGTTCGAGGTTTCCGTCATCTCGTCGTGGCTCTCCGGGATTACTGGCAACATCGTAGCTGCTCGTCAATATCAGAAGAAAACTCTGCCTAGCCCCACGGTGGGCGCCAATTGTTTGTACCGAGGTTGtaacaataattattaaggGGTTTGGGGAGAACGGAGTAGCTTCTTTATTAATGACGAACGAAAAGACAATAATTAACAGAACGGAAAACCGTAAGTACAGAACGGAGAACCGAAAGTACAGGTCGGAAAATCGATATTAATGGTCGGAAAACCAGAAAATACAGAACGGAAAACCAGAaaataagagataaagaggtAGGCAGCAATTCTCTCTTAAATCCTCTGAGTGGTGACTTAGGTTCTGGATCCCTCTTCTTAGTAGTGTCTCCTCTTATTTATAGGCAAGAAGCTGATCTAGGGTTCTCTTAGTCTCTCTAGCGATTTCTCCGTTTTGCCCTTCTGAATTTATCGGGCTGGGCCAAACCGTGATGGGCCGAGCTGTGATGGGCCGAGCAGTCATTCTGATGGGCCGTTGTTCTGATGGGCCGTTCTTCCTTGTTAGTAGCTTTCTTGACTTGTTCTATTTGTGTTTGGGCCGAATTGGGCATGGAGGGCAAAGCCCGTATCCCACAATCTCATTGGCGGTCCGACACTTCACCTAGAACATGACAGAGAAATCGACTCGATGTACATTGAGGGTATTAAATGCGTAATAGACATGAAACCATGCACACATCTAAATTCTCATGTACAAAAAGACACTCTAAAAACATGCCCCGTATCTGCTCTTATACAAATCGTAGTGCAGTCGTCCGTCGACAGGGGTATACTTGTACATCAATTTTCATCAAACATGAGCTTCACCAATTCTTATGTCAAGTCGCTTGATATCAACATATGATATCATGTAATTCTATATACTTTCCCTCTTCCCGCAGGATCCAAAAAGTTGTGCAGAACAAAAGATCATCCGAGAATATCATCTTTCATACACTAAAACGATTACTTTGAATCCGAATTCTTGATCTAGCTTAATTTAGTTTAATACTCATGTATCGTTATTTTTAGTAgtatcaaaataatttgaaaaaaagatggaaaagagaaaaccacGTTGGGAAAATTCCAGCTAGGGATTCAACAGAGGCACACAAGTGTGATTCTTCAAAATTCCAAATTCTTTATATTGAAAAGCTTACTGAATTATAATACACATTACATTGTTCCAACTTCAAAACATAGGCACTCTTAAACAAAACACAGAAATacaaaatctcttaaaacttcaaacttcccaaccaaacaaaaccacATAGGCTATTACTACTTAGTTAGGCGGCTTGAAGAACTTGAGCTTAAGTCCATTGGTAACCATACTCCAGATCCCACCTATGGAGAATGCCAAGCTGAATGCAACTCCCAACCAACCTAATCCCCAATGGAAATACCAATTGAAACTGTATTTCGCCGGTTTCTTAATCAAGACCCACATGAAGCAAGGATAAGCAAATGTGACCGGGAGAGTGAGTCCACCGAGCAACCCCGCAAGACTAGACAGAAAAGGGAGAGCAACACCGATGAAAAAcgagacaaaaccaaaaaagactCGGAAACCTGATCTGACCCAAATCGAACACGGCTTGTTGGTTCTGCTTGTGTAGCCAGCTTCAAAGCTGTCAAAGGCAGGCATGGAGTATA
This sequence is a window from Arabidopsis thaliana chromosome 1 sequence. Protein-coding genes within it:
- a CDS encoding Dof-type zinc finger DNA-binding family protein (Dof-type zinc finger DNA-binding family protein; CONTAINS InterPro DOMAIN/s: Zinc finger, Dof-type (InterPro:IPR003851); BEST Arabidopsis thaliana protein match is: Dof-type zinc finger DNA-binding family protein (TAIR:AT5G66940.1); Has 1094 Blast hits to 1089 proteins in 56 species: Archae - 0; Bacteria - 0; Metazoa - 0; Fungi - 0; Plants - 1089; Viruses - 0; Other Eukaryotes - 5 (source: NCBI BLink).), producing MPSEPNQTRPTRVQPSTAAYPPPNLAEPLPCPRCNSTTTKFCYYNNYNLAQPRYYCKSCRRYWTQGGTLRDVPVGGGTRRSSSKRHRSFSTTATSSSSSSSVITTTTQEPATTEASQTKVTNLISGHGSFASLLGLGSGNGGLDYGFGYGYGLEEMSIGYLGDSSVGEIPVVDGCGGDTWQIGEIEGKSGGDSLIWPGLEISMQTNDVK
- a CDS encoding uncharacterized protein (unknown protein; Has 5165 Blast hits to 2753 proteins in 450 species: Archae - 12; Bacteria - 1193; Metazoa - 731; Fungi - 361; Plants - 761; Viruses - 176; Other Eukaryotes - 1931 (source: NCBI BLink).), which codes for MLPVIPESHDEMTETSNEQGVRTIAPRAAPPARPTTPPPARPTTPPPVWPTTPPPAGAPVAVPAAAHVAVPAAAPVAAPAELGETTSRRTNLDEVIRSFLDRLDLQNTRTTERINVIVAAQKASPVNRRNRPASIVVGSIDEHTRENALNRDNRPNIDTRTYRIEDHYIGASDPHQSDIPARNADLVNLTFLLVYPSVPARQTLVNLKAVNPRIPALNCELINPTVPACRLLNCQPDSSCSSTDNTSSNYHIELVFKLLNSSLSLLARLQALHIS